Part of the Streptomyces europaeiscabiei genome is shown below.
GAGGAGTTCGGCGCGCTGCTGGTCGGCGGTCAGACCGGGCGCGGAGGGCCAGTCCCGGTTGGAGACGGTCGCCAGCCACATGCCCCGCAGTTCGCCCTCGTCCGCCCTGCGGCGGGGGCTCGGCTCCCCTCCGGCGATGGCGGTGCCGGCCGCCGCACCACCGGCCGCCAGGAGCGTCGTCACCGCGGTCGCCCAGAACGCCCGTCGTGACATCCGTGACTTCCGATGCATCGCCGTACCTCCGCGTACCGCTTCCCGCGCGTCCGCCCCGTCGCGGACCGGTCCTGGCCAGCCTTCCATGTGACACCCGGAATACTGATCAGTAGGCGTCGCGGGTAACGTGCAGGTTTGGCGCAGTCCCACACCAGGGGTATCTGCCAGGCACGTAGACCAGTGAAAGGGACGATGTGACGGACTTCCCAACGGGAGATCTCGCACGAGTCGGAGTCGTGGGCTGCGGCCAGATGGGAGCGGGCATCGCCGAGGTGTGCGCCCGCGCCGGACTGGACGTGAAGGTCGCCGAGACCAGCGGCGAGGCTCTGGAGATCGGCCGTACCCGGCTGTTCAACTCCCTGTCCAAGGCAGCCGAGCGCGGCAAGATCACCGAGGCGGAGCGGGACGGGACGCAGGCGCGCCTCAGCTTCACCACCGACCTCGGCGAGTTCGCCGACCGTGACCTCGTCATCGAGGCGGTCGTGGAGAACGAGCAGGTGAAGACCCAGATCTTCCAGGTTCTCGACCAGGTGGTGACCCGCCCGGACGCGATCCTCGCCTCGAACACCTCCTCCATCCCGCTCGTGAAGCTCGCGGTCGCCACCTCGCGGCCCGACCACGTCATCGGCATCCATTTCTTCAACCCGGCCCCGGTGCAGAAGCTCGTCGAGCTGATCCCGGCGCTCACCACCTCCGAGGGCACCCTCAGCCGGGCGCAGCTGTTCGCCGAGAAGGTGCTCGGCAAGCACGCCGTGCGCGCCCAGGACCGCTCGGGCTTCGTGGTCAACGCGCTGCTCGTGCCGTATCTGCTCTCCGCGATCCGGATGTTCGAGTCGGGCATCGCCAGCCGTGAGGACATCGACAACGGCATGGAGATGGGCTGCGCCCACCCGATGGGCCCGCTGAGGCTCTCCGACCTGATCGGCCTGGACACCATCGTCTCCATCGCCAACTCGATGTACGAGGAGTACAAGGAGCCGCTGTACGCCGCTCCCCCGCTGCTCCAGCGCATGGTGGACGCAGGCAGGCTCGGCCGGAAGACGGGGTCGGGCTTCTACTCGTACGCCTGATTCCCTCCGGACCGCTACGGACGGTCAGTTGTCCTCCCGAACGGGCCCGGCACCGGGTGACGGTGCCGGGCCCGCCGCATTCACACACCGTGTGCGCGACGGACACGCATATGCCGTTCGCACACTCTCCCCATGCGCCCACCAGGCGAGTTGACTTCACGTGCGCACGCAAGGGACTGGACAACTACAGAAAGGAGCGGACTCGTGGCCATCGACCCCGAGCATCCGGTGCACCACGGCGAACTCGCAGAGTTACGACGCCGCCTGGATGTGGCGCACACACGCGTCGAAGGAGGGCTGACCCTGCTGAGCCACCGCGCCGAACAGAGCGCCAAGGAACTGGACGACCTGAGCACCCGGGTCGTCACCCTGGAGCACGCCCGCTGGCCCCTGCCCGCGGTGGCGGCCCTCACGGCCCTGGGCGCCCTGATGGTGTCCATCTGGCAGGCGATCGGCCGCTAGGCCCTCCGGGCGGGACGCGAGGGGGATTTCAGGGCTTGGCGTCCTGCCCGAGACGCAGGTGGTGCAGCAGGAGCAGGGCGGCCGCCATGTTGGCGGCCGGGACCTCGCCGCGGGCGACCATGTCGGGAACGAGCTTGAGGGGAACCCATTCCCTGCGGTCCGACTCGAAGTCGTCCACCGGGTGACCGACGTACGCGCCCTCGTCGGCCCAGTAGATGTGGTGCCGGGCGTCGGTGAGCCCGTTGGAGGGCTCGACGCTCATCAGGTGGTGCAGGGGTCCCGGCCGCCATCCGGTCTCCTCCTCCAGTTCGCGGGCGGCCGCCTCGGCGATGGCTTCGCCGTCCTCGACGACGCCCGCCGCGAGCTCCCACCCCCAGCTGTCGGTGATGAAGCGGTGCCGCCACAGCAACAGCACCTCGTTGGCCTCGTTGACCACGGTGGCCACGGCCACGGGCCGCAGCCGTATCAGGAAGTGATCGAGGCGCCGCCCGTCCGGCAACGCCACATCTGCGAGATTGACGCTGAACCAGTGGTTCGAGTAAACAGTTTGTTCGCTCTGTTTCGTCCACTGCATGGTTCTGCCACCTTCCGCCGAGTAAGTGGCAATATCGCAGCAGGAGCTTGGTGACAGCAGGCGCACAGCCGGTGCACGGCCGCGCCCCGGGCACTGCGTCAGAGCGGTACGCGCAGTGCTCCGTCGATGAGCTCGGCGGCTTCCGAGGTCCCCGCGCAGCCGCTGCGCACGAGGTGTTCGCGTACCGCCCGCAGTCTGTCACGCAGGCGCATGGACTCCATTCCCCGCGCCCACTCGGCCATTTCCACGGCGGTGGCCACGGCCTTGTCCGCGTTGCCCTGCCGCAGCTCGATCTGGCTGAGCATCGCGAGCCGGTGCACACGCCCCCGGTCGTGCGCCGGGGTGTCGACCGCGGCCACGGCGTGCTCCGCCGCCGCCGTCAGGTCGCCGAGGCTGAGCAACGCCTCCGCCACCTGTACGTTCACCAGGCCCGGTTGGACATAGCCGGTCTCATCGGGTTCATGACCGCGCCGGATGTGCTCGGCGGCCTGCTCGGCCCGCCGGATGCAGGACAGGGCGCTCGTGCCGTCGCCCAGGTGCGCGTACGCCTTCGCCTGCATCGCGTAGAGGTCGGAGGCGAGCGCCGGGGTGATGTGCTTGCCCGCGGTGCGCAGCGCCGCCTCGGCGAAGGCGACGGCCTGCCGGTTCTCCCTCATGAACAGCGACTGGTTGACAAGGAGTGCGATGACATAGGCACCCAGCCCCCGGTCGCCGCTGGCCTTCGCCAGCCGCAGTGCCTGGTGGAAGTACCGCTGGGCCAGCCCATGGGCGTCGGAGTCGTACGCGCAGATCCCGGCGATCGCCACCAACCCCCCGGTGGCCCGGTGCAGTTGGCGCCCGGTGGCGTCGGTGTAGCTGCCCCGCAGCAGCGGCGCGGCCTCCGCGTTGAGGAATCCGACGATCCGGGTGCGCGTGGCGACGCCCCCGGCCTTCCGGTACATCTGCTCGTAGTGCGTACGGGCCGCGCGCAGCATCTCGATGTCGGCCAGGCTGACGCGATGCCGTCCGCCACGGGACACATCGACGTCCTCCGGCGGGTTCTCCCACTCCCAGACGGGCATCACGGCGGGCGTCCCGGTGACGGCGGGGGCACCGAGGACATGCGCGCGCTGCTGTTCGTCGGAGCGCCACAGGGCGGTGGCACGCTCCACGAAACCGGAGAGCCCGGCGCCGTGCTGCGAGATCGGCTCGCCGGGCACGCCGAGCCCGATGTCGTCGAGGGTGACCGTCCGGTGCAGCCGCCCGGCGAGCACCTCGCAGATCAGGTCGGGCACCTGGCCACGCGGGCGCTGCCCCTTCAACCACCGGGCCACCGCGGTGTGTTCGTACCTCAGCGCCAGCCCTCGGGACCGCCCCGCCTGGTTGACGTGCGCGGCCAGACCGGCGTGGGAGATACCGGCCTCGTCGAGGATCGCGTCGAGCAGGGTGTTGGGCTGCATGGAGGCCCTCCGGTGGCTCGGTGCCGGCGAGTGGCAGCGTAGCGCCTCCCCTTTCACACGGGGTGTGATGGGAATGCCCGAATTCGGGGCGTGCGCACGCTGTCACAGAGAGTTGCCGACAGGTTGACTGAAATGCCTCGCAAGAGGCCGGCCGGGCCGCCGGCTCCCCCTCGTACAGTGCGGTGGCCCTGCCGGGACGCTCCGCTGGAGACGCCGGGCGACTAGGCCGTTTCTGACGGCTCTTGAAGCCGTTCGTGAGCGGTCACGGACGAGTCCGGTGAGGCAGTCAGCGCCTCACGAGTCGCCTCGCGCGGCGCCGGTCGGCCGGATGATCTCCGGCCGAGAGCCATCAGAAGCGCACTAAGGGGTGGGGGCAAAAGGCGGGTTGTCGGCTGCGGGTTGTCCGTGGCTGGTCGCGCCGTTCCTCGCGCCCCTGAGGGTGAGTGGACGTTCGTTGCGGAGTACCAGTATCGCGATGTCGTCCTTGGGCCTTCCCCCCGCGTGGCGGAGGAGTTGGGTGAACACCGCGCGGAGCACGGACCGAGGGGAGATCGGGCGGCCCCTCACGGCTTCCTCCAGCGCGCCCGCCAAGGGAAAGAAGCGGCCCTGTCCGTCTCTCGCGTCCTCCACCCCGTCCGTGTGGAGGAACAGGGCCTCGCCCGGAAGGAGTTGACCGCAGGCGGTGACCGGGAGTTCGGCGGGCAGCGGGAAGAGCCCGAGCGGGGGCATGGGGTCGGCGCAGGTGACCGGCGCCGCTCGGCCGACGCCGAGCAGGTAGGGCCAGGGGTGGCCGCAGTTGAGGGCATGGAGTTCGCCGTCGGGGGCGATCTCCAGGAGGAGGACGGTCACGAAGTCCTCGGTGTCCTCGGCTCGGGCGCGGTCGCGGAGGTGCCGGGCGAGGGCGCGGTCGCGGAGGTGCCGGGCGAGGGCGCGGTCGAGGCGGGCGAGTACCCCGGAGAGTTCGGCCTCGTCGTGGACGGCCTCGCGGAAGCTGCCCAGCACGGCGGCGACGGTGCCGACGGCGGCGTGGCCGTGACCGCGTACGTCGCCCATCACCACGCGTACGCCGTGCTCGGTGGCGATCACCTCGTACAGGTCACCGCCGACGCTCGCGCCCCGTTCGGCGGAGAGCTGTGCGGCGGCGGTGGCCAGCCCGGCGATCCGGGTGGGCAGCGGCCGCAGCAGCACGCTCCGCGCGGCGCCCGCGGCCTCGCGCGCCTGGCGCACTTCGCGCAGTATCACCTGCCTGCCGTGCAGCAGCAGCCCGGCGCCGACCGTGAGGAACACGGCACTGCCGACGACCCGGGCACCGACCAGCGCCCGCCGCACGGACCGCCGACCGGAAAGACGACGCCCCCGGGACGAAGCCCGACGAGGAGCCCCAGCCCTGATTCGAATCATGCCGTTGGCCCCCCATCAGGCCCGGACAGCGCGAACGGCCCCGAGAGGCCGGTCCGATTCTGTCGACTCGGATGCCTCATTGGGGGAGATCACCTGAGATTGTCACTCAAATGGGTGAGGTGGCTGCGGGGGTGCATGGTGGGGTGTGTGGGGGCTTGCCCTCCACACAAGGGGCGCGGGGAACTGCGCGAGCAGCCGCGGACGAACCCGCAGCCGCCGAAGAATCGCAGCTCCCCGCCCTTGGGCGCCCTAGCTCCGCAGAACGGCCCCGGTGCGCTCGCCCGCGAGGGCGACCGCCGCGTCCCGAGCCGCCGAAGCCTCATCCACGGTCAGCGTCCGATCCCCGGCCCTGAAGCGAAGCGCGTACGCCAACGACTTCCGCCCGTCACCGAGCTGCTCCGCGTTCTCGTAGACGTCGAACAGCCGGATGCCCTCCAGCAGGTCACCCGCACCCTCACGCAGCGCGGCCTCCACGTCGGCGTGCGGCACGAACGCGTCGACGACGAGCGCGACGTCCTGCGTGGCCACCGGGAACGTGGAGATCTTCGGCCCCTTCGGCACACCGGCGCTCGTCTCCAGCGCGTCCAGGTCCACCTCCATCGCACAAGTGCGCGCAGGCAGTCCCATGGTCTTCAGAACACCGGGGTGCAGCTCACCGGCATACCCGATGACCCGCTCCTCGCCGTCCACGACGACCGCCAGCTCGGCGCAGCGGCCGGGATGCCACGGCCCGTACTGGCCCTTGCGGACGATCAGCTCGGTCCCGGCCTCACCGGCGAGCAGCCGCGCCGCCTCGATGGCGTCGGCCCAGTCGGCCGGACGACCCTTGCCCCACCAGCCGGCCTGCTCACGGGCGCCCGCGAGGACGACGGCGGCGTGCCGGGGTTGGACGGGGAGCGCGGCCGTGAGCGAGGCCAGCTCCTCGTCGGTGGGACGGCGGTCGACGGGCAGGCGGGCGGCGACGCCTCGCTCGTCCTGCGGGTGGAAGACCAGGCCGGTCTCGAAGAGGGCCAGGTCGTGGCTGCCCCGGCCGTCGTTCCGGCGCAGCGCGCCGAGGAGGCCCGGCAGCAGCGTCGTGCGGAGGGCGGGCTCCTCGTCGGAAAGCGGGTTGACCAGCTTGACGACCCGCCGCTTGGCGTCGTCGGCGGCCAGACCGAGCTGGTCGAAGAGGTGCTCGCCGATGAACGGGTAGTTCGGCGCCTCGACGTATCCGGCGCCGGCCAGCACCCGGCCGACCCGGCGGTGCAGTCGCTGCCGCTCGGTCAGACCGAGGCCCGCCGGGGGCTTCGGCAGCGTGGAGGGCAGGTTCTCGTAGCCCTCGAGCCGGATGACCTCTTCGGCCAGGTCGTTCGGGTCGGTGAGGTCGGGCCGCCAGGACGGGACGGTGACGATCAGCTCGTCCTGCCCGTAGACATCGCAGCCGACCTCCTGGAGGCGGCGGACGACGGTCTCTCGGCCGTACTCCATGCCCGCGACCTTGTCCGGGTGGTCGGCCGGGATGATGATGGTGTGCGGCGCGGAGGGCGCGATGACCTCGGTGACACCCGCGTCGGCGGTGCCGCCGGCGAGGAGGACCAGCAGGTCGACCGTGCGCTGGGCGGCCGCGGCACCGGCCAGTGGGTCGACGCCACGCTCGAAGCGCTTGGACGCCTCGGAGGCCAATTTGTGCCGACGGGCCGTACGCGCGATGGCGATCTCGTCGAAGTGCGCGGCCTCGATGACGACCGCGGTGGTTGTGCCGTCGGTCTCGTCGACCTCGGTGTTGGCGCCGCCCATGACACCGGCGAGGCCGATGGGCCCGCGGTCGTCGGTGATGACCAGGTCCTCGGCGTTCAGCGTGCGCACGGTGCCGTCGAGGGTGGTGAGCTTCTCGCCCGCCTCGGCGCGGCGTACGCCGATGGCGCCCTGGACACGGGCGCGGTCGTACGCGTGCAGGGGCTGGCCCAGCTCCAGCATCACGTAGTTGGTGATGTCGACGGCCAGCGAGATCGGGCGCATGCCGGCCTTCTGCAGGCGGCGTTTGAGCCAGATCGGGGACTTGGCGTCGGGGTCGAGCCCGGTGACCGTGCGGGCGGTGAAGCGGTCGCAGCCGAGCGGGTCGGACACCTGCACCGGGTGGCCGAAGGCGTTCGGGCCCGGCACGTCGAGGAGCGCCGGGTCGCGCAGCGGCAGCCCGTACGCGGTGGCCGTCTCGCGGGCGATGCCGCGCAGCGAGAGGCAGTAGCCGCGGTCGGGGGTGACGGCGATGTCGAGGACCTCGTCGACCAGTTCG
Proteins encoded:
- a CDS encoding 3-hydroxybutyryl-CoA dehydrogenase encodes the protein MTDFPTGDLARVGVVGCGQMGAGIAEVCARAGLDVKVAETSGEALEIGRTRLFNSLSKAAERGKITEAERDGTQARLSFTTDLGEFADRDLVIEAVVENEQVKTQIFQVLDQVVTRPDAILASNTSSIPLVKLAVATSRPDHVIGIHFFNPAPVQKLVELIPALTTSEGTLSRAQLFAEKVLGKHAVRAQDRSGFVVNALLVPYLLSAIRMFESGIASREDIDNGMEMGCAHPMGPLRLSDLIGLDTIVSIANSMYEEYKEPLYAAPPLLQRMVDAGRLGRKTGSGFYSYA
- a CDS encoding transcriptional regulator, giving the protein MQPNTLLDAILDEAGISHAGLAAHVNQAGRSRGLALRYEHTAVARWLKGQRPRGQVPDLICEVLAGRLHRTVTLDDIGLGVPGEPISQHGAGLSGFVERATALWRSDEQQRAHVLGAPAVTGTPAVMPVWEWENPPEDVDVSRGGRHRVSLADIEMLRAARTHYEQMYRKAGGVATRTRIVGFLNAEAAPLLRGSYTDATGRQLHRATGGLVAIAGICAYDSDAHGLAQRYFHQALRLAKASGDRGLGAYVIALLVNQSLFMRENRQAVAFAEAALRTAGKHITPALASDLYAMQAKAYAHLGDGTSALSCIRRAEQAAEHIRRGHEPDETGYVQPGLVNVQVAEALLSLGDLTAAAEHAVAAVDTPAHDRGRVHRLAMLSQIELRQGNADKAVATAVEMAEWARGMESMRLRDRLRAVREHLVRSGCAGTSEAAELIDGALRVPL
- a CDS encoding PP2C family protein-serine/threonine phosphatase, producing MRRALVGARVVGSAVFLTVGAGLLLHGRQVILREVRQAREAAGAARSVLLRPLPTRIAGLATAAAQLSAERGASVGGDLYEVIATEHGVRVVMGDVRGHGHAAVGTVAAVLGSFREAVHDEAELSGVLARLDRALARHLRDRALARHLRDRARAEDTEDFVTVLLLEIAPDGELHALNCGHPWPYLLGVGRAAPVTCADPMPPLGLFPLPAELPVTACGQLLPGEALFLHTDGVEDARDGQGRFFPLAGALEEAVRGRPISPRSVLRAVFTQLLRHAGGRPKDDIAILVLRNERPLTLRGARNGATSHGQPAADNPPFAPTP
- the pheT gene encoding phenylalanine--tRNA ligase subunit beta — translated: MRVPLSWLREYVDLPATETGRDVQAKLISAGLEVETVEQLGDGLKGPLVVGRVLTIEELTEFKKPIRFCTVDVSTANGTGEPQEIVCGARNFAVGDKVVVVLPGAELPGGFAISARKTYGRNSHGMICSSDELGMGDDGTKGIIVLPPEYEVGTDAIELLELVDEVLDIAVTPDRGYCLSLRGIARETATAYGLPLRDPALLDVPGPNAFGHPVQVSDPLGCDRFTARTVTGLDPDAKSPIWLKRRLQKAGMRPISLAVDITNYVMLELGQPLHAYDRARVQGAIGVRRAEAGEKLTTLDGTVRTLNAEDLVITDDRGPIGLAGVMGGANTEVDETDGTTTAVVIEAAHFDEIAIARTARRHKLASEASKRFERGVDPLAGAAAAQRTVDLLVLLAGGTADAGVTEVIAPSAPHTIIIPADHPDKVAGMEYGRETVVRRLQEVGCDVYGQDELIVTVPSWRPDLTDPNDLAEEVIRLEGYENLPSTLPKPPAGLGLTERQRLHRRVGRVLAGAGYVEAPNYPFIGEHLFDQLGLAADDAKRRVVKLVNPLSDEEPALRTTLLPGLLGALRRNDGRGSHDLALFETGLVFHPQDERGVAARLPVDRRPTDEELASLTAALPVQPRHAAVVLAGAREQAGWWGKGRPADWADAIEAARLLAGEAGTELIVRKGQYGPWHPGRCAELAVVVDGEERVIGYAGELHPGVLKTMGLPARTCAMEVDLDALETSAGVPKGPKISTFPVATQDVALVVDAFVPHADVEAALREGAGDLLEGIRLFDVYENAEQLGDGRKSLAYALRFRAGDRTLTVDEASAARDAAVALAGERTGAVLRS
- a CDS encoding NUDIX domain-containing protein — translated: MQWTKQSEQTVYSNHWFSVNLADVALPDGRRLDHFLIRLRPVAVATVVNEANEVLLLWRHRFITDSWGWELAAGVVEDGEAIAEAAARELEEETGWRPGPLHHLMSVEPSNGLTDARHHIYWADEGAYVGHPVDDFESDRREWVPLKLVPDMVARGEVPAANMAAALLLLHHLRLGQDAKP